TTTACACCACCGAAGGTAGGACTCATGGTCTTCACGATATCAATGATCTTATCTGGATCCTTGGTGTCGAGCTCGATGTCAAAGACGTCGATATCCGCAAATCTCTTGAACAGTACTCCCTTCCCTTCCATAACAGGCTTGCTTGCCAATGCTCCGCGGTCACCAAGACCGAGGATGGCGGTTCCGTTGGAAATAACTGCCACGAGGTTACCCTTCGAGGTATACTTGTAGGCATCCTCCGGGTTCTCTGCAATTGCCAAGACCGGCTTGGCAACTCCAGGGGTATATGCCAGACCCAACTCATCAGCAGTCTGACAGGGCTTGGAGGGAACTACGGACACCTTTCCAGGAACTCCGTCTTTCATATGGTAATCGAGCGCGCGCTTGGTCAAATCATCTTGCATGGTGATAACTCCTGTTTATTTTTCGAAATCCCACTGATAGTCCATCTTGAACCGGTCACGAAGGGTGGTCATGACCTTCTGGAGGCTTGGAGGAACCGGGCATCCATGTTCCTTTCTATACTGGTACGCCAGGTGCTCTTTCTCTCCTGCTGTGAAGATGTAATCTTCCCCTGGTGCCTTCTTGCTGGCTCGAAGCTCACGACAGATGGTTCCAGCTATGCGCTTGAAGGTTTCCAATCCCATGAAGAACTCTGGGTTGATGGCGATGAAGAAGTGCCCAAGTGGATACGGGATGGGCTTATGGTCATCATCAAATCCATTGAGAGCCTTCATCCAGGAACCATCCTGCAAGGCAGCTGAGAGGATCTCAACCACGGTTGCATACCCGAAGCCCTTGTAGCCTCCAGTCATCTCCCCGATTCCGCCAAGCGGAGTGAGGGCAGCCATGCCTGTGGTCAGGTCCTTGAGCACCTGCTGCGTATCGGTCCTGGTCTTTCCTTCATGGTCGAGTACCCAACCTGCAGGCAATTCCTTTCCTGCACGGCCATATACTTCAATCTTTCCTCGCTGGGAGACACTGGTTGCACAGTCCAGCACGAAGGGGAACTCCTCATCGGTTGGGATACCGAAGGTTAGCGGGTTGGTCCCGAGCATGTTCTCTACGCCATGCGTGGGAGCAATGGATGGACGGGCATTGGTGCCTGTGATCCCGATCATTCCGGCATCGGTCGCCATGGTGGCATAGTAGCCAGCAATTCCGTAGTGGTTGGAGTTGCGCACAGCAACCATACCAAGACCATACTTCTTTGCCTTCTCGATTGCCATTTCCATTGCCTTGTAACCGGCAACATGTCCCATTCCATTATGGGCATCGAGGACTGCGGTTGCTGCCTGATCCTTCAAGACCTCGATCTCAGTGACAGGATTCATGATCCCGATGTCAATGCGGTCGATGTAGATTGGCTTCAGTCTTCCGATTCCATGGCTGTCAATTCCACGTTTGTCACTTTCGATCAGTACATCACCGATGATCTTTGCATCATCTTTGGGTACTCCTGCATGTACCAAGGCTTCTTCCATGAACTTTTCCAATTCACCGAAGGGGATCCATGCACAATCTTCATACTGCTCTGCATACTCATCCATATACTTCATACGGCACTCCTTGTATTGGTTGCTACGATAATTTCCAGACTCTCTGGAATCTCCATTTGCTGCACTATTTCTGCTCCCTTTTCATCCGTTACCAGGGCATCGACCTGGTCAAGGGAAACAGTCTTGAAGTTTGACACCACCCCGATCTTGTTGCTTGCTGCAACGACATACACCTTACCTACCGTGTGCTCTATCATGGCCCTGGTGGTCTCAGCCTCTTCCAGGATTGGAGTGGTAAGTCCTGCTGATGGGGAAAACCCATCTACACCTATGATGGCTTTGTTTGCATGTATCTGGCTTACGATCAGGGAAGAGAGGGAACCTGAAACCGAATGGCTTCTGTTTCGGTAGATGCCTCCGGCAAGAATGAGCCTGATGTGTTCACTCTCCTTACAAAGGTAGACTGCATCTATGTTGTTGGTGACGATGGTTACCCGCTTCTCCAGGGAAGCTACTGCCCTGATCACTTCAAACGTGGTGGAACCACTATTAATATAGAGGGTATCACCTTCTTCCACGAAGGAAGCAACAGTCTCCGCGATTGCAGCTTTCTCCTGGGGGTATTCACTTGCTTTCTGCAGGTAGTCAGGTTCCACTGGAAGATTCCTCCTGGCCGTCGCCCCTCCATGGGTACGCTCAACCAAGCCTTTCTTTGCAAGGTGGTCCAGATCTCTTCTGATGGTAAGTTCACTGACAGAAAATTGTTCCGCAAGCAAGCTGACCGTTACACTCCCCTCCTGACGGATGAGGGTGAGAATATCATGCTGTCTGCTTGCTGGTATGTTTGACATGAACGCTTCCTTGAATGTTTTTGAACTTTTTACCTGCTATAAACCCAGAATACAATCATAAACGTTCATTTGTCAATGGAAGAAAGCCCAAAATGCAACAATCCTACTACCCGGAGCTAAGAAAGAATCCAATCCTACTTGATTATCGCCCGAAAACCTGTTATGTTCATCATGCAATGAGCATTGGTGCCATACCCAAGTGGTAAGGGAAAGGTCTGCAAAACCTTGATGCATCGGTTCGAATCCGATTGGCACCTCTCTAACAGCTGCTGAACAATTCAGCGGCTGTTTTTCTATATAAATCCTTACCAACCATAAAACCTCGCATCCTATATATATCAACAACCCTGGCACATATCAGCTTGCAAGGGTTCTTACACGATCCATGCATATTGCCTGTGTATTTACTCATAAAAAGCGCTAACCGACCAAAAATACCGCTTATAGCTGAATATTTATTCAAGTTCATACAGAAAAACCGGCTTATTCTTCCACCGTACTTATAACGTAAGTAGGGTATATGTACCCTAATTAGCTCTTACCCAAGACCCCGACAAAAAGTGTAAACTGATGGAATGCTGTCTTAACCACACCCATTTGTCACAAGTTGGAATAAGATGGAAATCTTTTAATTCTTTTTCATTTATGTAATTAAAAAATTATTAAAAAATTCTCATATTTTTCCAAACTTTTTTTCGTTTAGTATTGACATAAGTCTCCTTTGTTATTAATATACAAACAAGCTTAGGGAAAAGAGCTTAATAACTTGCACAAGGGCAAGGCCCTTAAAAGGATGAATGATATGAAAAAGACTATTACAATCTTGTTGGTACTGGTAATCGGAATGGCTGGCGTGTTTGCTGCAACTGCTGATTTGAATTTGATTACTACAGTATTCGAATTTAGTGAATTGAAAATAACTGAATCAGATTCTCCTATAACATGGAATAGTTGGACGAATGCTGCAGATGGCAATTTTTCTTCAACCTATACTGGAACAGATAATGCAAATAGAAAAGAGATTGATCCTTACGTCACAACTGCTCAAAATGTTGGATACTTAAATACCAGGACTAACCGTCGTGGCGGATACGATGTTACAGTTTCAGCAACAGCTTTAACCTCTACTGATGGTACTACTGTACAGGATATCAACTACGAAATTTATAATGACACTGCGACTGCTGTATATATTGTAGGAACTACAACAAGTCCTGCTACATTTGTTTCAGAGAGCGTAGGGCAAGGAATGAGATCAAAACAGACTCCAATATCTGTAAAATTATTGACCACAGGAGATGCCCTTAGTTCAGGAACTTACACAGGTGATATCACTTTCACCTACACCGGTAATTAATGCGAACTATTTTGAAGTTTCGTTTTTAAAGAATTTATAATATAAGGTTGGCCAGATGTGGTCGACCTTATTTTTTAGCTCATGAGTTTTTCAGGAATTTCAGATACCAGGAAGAATTGGCACCTTTTCCTCAGAAAGCGGCATTTTAGGCCACTGAAAGCGCGAATTGACGATTCCAGGTTCCGGGTAAGATTGTCACAGAATCCAAAACGACCAACATTGGATCTGTCTGAACTGGCTTCGTTCCTATTGAACAAGATTCTCATCTTGGCCTGTTTACTCTACCGAAACTCAAACAGCCTCCCAGATTATCCGGGAGGCTGTAACACATCTGTTCAACTGATCTCTACTTTTAGATCCTCTTACAAGGCCTTGCTTCTATATATCCTCTGTATCCTAATGGCTCCATCTGGAACCTGGGACCATCTTCGTCTGCCCAGGCAAACCCGTAGAATGTTGGATCATACTTCTTCATCACATCCCACAGTCCTGCTATTGCTTCCTCATAGTCCTCATCCTCGAACGGAGGACCCTGGAATATCATCATCTGACATGCAGGCAGATCAATCAGATCGTACCCCTTGGGAACAGTTCCAGCAAAGTCTTTGGATACCTCTACCCCCTGCATGTATTCACCAGTTCCGATTCTTCTCAAATTCTCAGGCATCCACATCCCTACCGGTTCGTAGAGCGCTTCCTTGACTGAACTCAGGACCTCCCAAACATCACAGCCAACCTCTTCACAATAGGAAAAGTAATCGGTAGCTTTCTGCGAGCTCTTTACAATAGCTTTTCGCTTCGGTCGATCCACCACTTGCACGAATACAGTCTTCATTGTTGTCTCTCCTTCTGAATCTTGTTTTAGGGTTGTTGTGCGACGTTCAGCTCTATTCGTGACAAACTCATTCCAGTGCTGCCTGAACTCATGGGGGTTCATCCCAAACTGTTTTGAGAACGCCCGGGTGAAGCCTTCATGTGAATCAAACACAAAGCCAAACGCCACATCCACCACCTTCTGTTCTGGCTTCTCCAATCTTCTTGCGGCTTCACTCAAACGTCGGTGCCTCAAGTAGGTGAAGGGAGCCATACCAGTAGCCTCCTTGAAAATACGCGCGCTATGCCAGGGAGAATACTGGGCAGCCTGTGCCAGCTGATGCAGTGTGATCGGTATGCTTAGATGCTCATCAATAAACTCCAGCATCCTTTGGACCGCTTCTTTGTGTTCTTCTCTCATAGTCACCTTACAACTCCATTGACTGTACTCTAGCTGAGAAACAAAACTTGAGCTTGACCGTCCTTGCTCAGTTTCAGATTATAGGATAATTCCACTTGCATTAGAATTATTCTTTGATATACATACAGCCACTTCTACAAACTTCTACCCATATTTAATGAGATATTGTCACAATCAGTATAGATTATCAGTAAACCAGCTTATATTTCGCCTACTTATGTCATAGTTTGTACATTACACAGAAATTTTCTGACACTATACGTATAGCTATTGTAATACATACACAATTAGCAAACTTTAATTGCTATAAGTTGACATAAGTATATCTTACGTTAAGATTTTTTTATTATTATATATTATATATACTTATTGATATTTTTGTAATATTTCCAATTACAATACTCAGTTTTTTAAAAAAACTATTACCACCTGTTGACATAAGTCCACAGAATTACTATTATATGAATGTGCTTGGGAAGGCATAGATAACTTGCACTGGAGCGTAGCTCCTAAAGGATGTTTAAAATGAAGAAGAATATTATTGCAACTTTGTTGGTACTGGCTATCTCTTCTATTGCAATTTTTGCTGCTAATGCTACTGGGCAGTTTGATGTTGTCACCAGTGTTGGAGGAATTCACGAAATCAAGCTCGTTACCGTTGGAACAACTGTTCCTACAAACAAGGGTGGTTTTGATGGTCTTTCTGCTGATAACTCTGATTTCACAGTTGATGACACCAACTATAGTTCAGTACAGACTGTTCGCCAGCTGATCAGCATGTCTAACAACAGAAACGGATATTACATGACACTCTCAGCAACCGCTATGGGAGCTGATCTTGGTACAGAATTTGCCTATATCAATTATGAAGTGGTCGCTGGTGGTGCCACGGTAACTACCAATGATGCCACTGAAGTTGATTCAGTAACCAACATCTACGACAGCGGAACGTTGAATGGTATGGACTTCTACTCTACCAACGTAACTGTAGAGGTTAACGCCGAAGAGTACGAGAACGCTGTAACTGGTTCATACTCTGGAACGATTACCTTTAATCTCTTTGCAAACTAACAAACAAAAATCAATACAAACTTGTCTGTCCAAGACCACCCTTTCACCGGGGTGGTCTTCTTTTAGTCAGTGGACATAACACGCTTTGCCAGGGTCTTGATGCAGTGGAAAACCGAGTCAGCTGGGATGAATGCGTAACTCTTCGTACGCTTGAGGAGAATACCCTCCACCACCTGTTCTACCGTATAGAAATTACCGCCGATGCGATTATTGTCATATGGAGCAAAGGCTGTCGCGTAATAGAGTGATCGTGTCTCTCCTGATCGTACAGTGACGGTAGTATCAGCATCAAACAAGGTATCAGAAGCAGAAGCTTCCTTGGTTCCAGTATAGAACTTGTTTGTCCCTGATCCACAGTTGAGCGAGTACTGTTGGCTCATCCCACCAGGATAGAACGTCCAGGGTGTCTCTGTACGCCCACCATAGTCAAAGAGGAAGTTGTTGAAATTCAGGCCGATCTCCCCTTCTCCCAAAGCCTGTGGACCGGGGAAGAAAGTGAAATAGACCATCTGTTGCCTTGGGTTGATCACACTCGACCAACCAAGGTTGCTGAGCCTTGGAATGGCTCCACTGATAAAGTCAGTCTTCCCGATGGGAGGAGAAACCTCTGAAAGATCGACCGTCCCTCCCTGCTTAAGAGGCGCCTTCCTCCAGTCATCAAATTGCGCATTGGGCTGCAAGCGGGAAGCAATCCCAGGAAGAGACTCCTCCGGCCCTGTCTGCCAACTTTGTGCACTGGCATTGAGCACACAGCCTGACTCGAGAAACGGGGAACCGATCTCATTATTCCAAGCAGTATTGGCAATCATGTCCTCACTGCCATTGTTGGTGATAAAGACCGCCGTATAGTGCACAGGATGGTTTGGGAGCAACATATCAATCTTTCTCACCATATAGTGCTCTTTCCTGTTACGCACCATGCTCATGAGCCAAACCCCACCAAACTCTGGATCGGTACCGTATCGCTCTACCATCCAGTAGGAAGAAGAGGTAAACCCACTCTGGTCTTGTGCTCCCTGGACTGCATCATATGCAGGTCCATAGTTGGGAAAGCTGAAATAGGAACCAGCCTTCTGGTAGAGATAGGGGCTGGTCTTCCAAAACTCAGCATTTTCATCACTGAATACAGAGGTTCCTGTTCCACGGTAATACGGAACCAGATGGGCATTTATCCTTCCACCTTGGGACAAGAGCGCACTCAGCTCAAGCACCATACCACCCTGATCTTCCAATACCACCTGAATCAGGTCATTGGTCAGCACAGTGGCATTCCTGCTCTCCCATAATCTCAGACGACGGATATCCATTCCCACTTCTCCTCTTAAAAGCGACACAACATGGTGTTAAAAACAGCCTAATGACAGTATACTGGTAGCATAGACTGTTTCCAAGTTCAAGGAGTGCCGTTCCATGATTTCCAAGAAGGACCGACTGTTCAATCTATCCACGAAGAAAACCACCTACCTGTTCGCCATAACCGAAACAGGACACCTTGAACACCTCTATTATGGCAGATATCTCAGCAAAGATACCATCAGCATTGATGCATTGGCAGAGAAAAGGAGTATCAGCATCGGTACAGGCACTGCCTATGACAGTGACCATCCAACACTCTTCTTCAACAACCTCTGTATGGAATACTCTACCATGGGCAAAGGTGATTATCGAGAGAGTTCCATCGATATTTCCTATTCACGGGGTATGCAAACGCTCGATTTTATCGTTAAGAGCTATCGAATCCTTCC
This sequence is a window from uncultured Sphaerochaeta sp.. Protein-coding genes within it:
- a CDS encoding Ldh family oxidoreductase, producing the protein MKYMDEYAEQYEDCAWIPFGELEKFMEEALVHAGVPKDDAKIIGDVLIESDKRGIDSHGIGRLKPIYIDRIDIGIMNPVTEIEVLKDQAATAVLDAHNGMGHVAGYKAMEMAIEKAKKYGLGMVAVRNSNHYGIAGYYATMATDAGMIGITGTNARPSIAPTHGVENMLGTNPLTFGIPTDEEFPFVLDCATSVSQRGKIEVYGRAGKELPAGWVLDHEGKTRTDTQQVLKDLTTGMAALTPLGGIGEMTGGYKGFGYATVVEILSAALQDGSWMKALNGFDDDHKPIPYPLGHFFIAINPEFFMGLETFKRIAGTICRELRASKKAPGEDYIFTAGEKEHLAYQYRKEHGCPVPPSLQKVMTTLRDRFKMDYQWDFEK
- a CDS encoding DeoR/GlpR family DNA-binding transcription regulator produces the protein MSNIPASRQHDILTLIRQEGSVTVSLLAEQFSVSELTIRRDLDHLAKKGLVERTHGGATARRNLPVEPDYLQKASEYPQEKAAIAETVASFVEEGDTLYINSGSTTFEVIRAVASLEKRVTIVTNNIDAVYLCKESEHIRLILAGGIYRNRSHSVSGSLSSLIVSQIHANKAIIGVDGFSPSAGLTTPILEEAETTRAMIEHTVGKVYVVAASNKIGVVSNFKTVSLDQVDALVTDEKGAEIVQQMEIPESLEIIVATNTRSAV
- a CDS encoding AraC family transcriptional regulator translates to MREEHKEAVQRMLEFIDEHLSIPITLHQLAQAAQYSPWHSARIFKEATGMAPFTYLRHRRLSEAARRLEKPEQKVVDVAFGFVFDSHEGFTRAFSKQFGMNPHEFRQHWNEFVTNRAERRTTTLKQDSEGETTMKTVFVQVVDRPKRKAIVKSSQKATDYFSYCEEVGCDVWEVLSSVKEALYEPVGMWMPENLRRIGTGEYMQGVEVSKDFAGTVPKGYDLIDLPACQMMIFQGPPFEDEDYEEAIAGLWDVMKKYDPTFYGFAWADEDGPRFQMEPLGYRGYIEARPCKRI